The following coding sequences lie in one Helicoverpa zea isolate HzStark_Cry1AcR chromosome 2, ilHelZeax1.1, whole genome shotgun sequence genomic window:
- the LOC124642048 gene encoding THAP domain-containing protein 1-like, with the protein MPRCSASSCRNMGSHTFPKDPKLRRLWEKATNKENFKASKHSRLCSAHFTDSDYIDVCLSTGMTPFHRYLKKTAVPSIFPCPYQRKPRDTPVTLNILGA; encoded by the exons atgcCAAGATGTTCAGCATCGAGTTGTCGCAATATGGGTTCACATACATTTCCAAAAGATCCCAAATTACGTAGATTGTGGGAAAAGGCGACAAACAAGGAAAACTTTAAAGCGTCCAAGCATTCGAGGTTATGTTCTGCTCATTTTACGGATAGCGATTATATTGATGTGTGTTTATCCACAG GTATGACGCCTTTCCATagatatttaaagaaaacagcTGTCCCATCGATATTTCCTTGCCCCTACCAGCGCAAGCCGAGAGATACAc cggtaaccctgaacattcttggcgcgtaa